The genomic stretch CAGATTTTGGGTTCTGCACAGAAACCGATTCATGAATGGAATCCTCAGTCACTACTCCAAGAAAAACCGGTATTAACCACTAAAGTTGTTGAACTTTCAGGAATCTCTATGCATCGAAAGAATATCATCTTTAAAGATGACCTTGATCAATCCGTCCACAAGCTTGTTGACTGTCTGATCCATGAAGGAGTGCTGAGGTGAATTCCCTATGGTATTAGTATACAGTGACGATCATACAATGATGCTTGAACTGCTCGGAAAAGCATCTGAACTCGCACAAATTCTTCACAAAAAAGTCTACGCAGTACTTATTGGTAAACGCAATGAACACCATGCTGATACCTATGGTAAACATGGTGCTGATAAGATACTTCTTGTAGATTCACCTCTTGATACTTTTAAAGCTGAAGAATACACAGAGATCCTTGAACACATCATCCGAGAACATGAAATAGAACTAGTTATGATCGGATCAAACAAAAACGGAAAAGAACTAGCACCTCGTCTCGCAGCAAAACTGAATACCGGATGTGTCACAGATTGCACAAATATATCAGTGAACAATGGAAAGATAACAGTGCAACGAACTATTTATAGTGGAAATGCAGTGGCAGTTGAAGAATTCATGAAAACACCAGCTCTAGTTACCATCCCGCCAAAAACTTTTACGATACAAGCAAAAAATCCAAAACATCAGAGTGAACTGTTGAAAAAATCTATCTCAATTCAACCCTCGTCATCAAAAATTCTGAATATACAAGCAACAAAAACTGAAGGTGTTTCAGTTGAAGATGCAGATATTATTGTTTCATGTGGACGCGGGATAAAAAAGAAAGAAGATATCCAACTCATCAACGAACTCGCAGAAACATTAAAAGGAAAAACAATTGGCTGCTCCCGACCAATCGCTGCTGATTTAAAATGGTTATCTGAAGATCACTGGATTGGTTTGTCAGGACATAAAGTAAAACCAAAATTATATATTGCAACCGGTATCTCTGGTCAAATTCAACATATTGCAGGTATGCGAGATTCTGGTATTGTTGTTGCTATCAATAAAGATCCCGAGGCTTTAATTTTTAGATCAGCGGATTATGGAATTGTTGGTGATCTGTACGAAGTTATACCAAAGCTTACTCAAGCGATTAAAGAGAAAATGAAATAAATACCCAAAAAATATGACGAGAAAAAACGATGTAAAGAAACTCTTGGATATCCCAAACGAAAAAATCCCTGATTTTATTTTTTTACATCTGAGAAACCTATGGGCAGTAGATGGACTATACTATCTCGGTATCGAAGAAAAATGGGGAACAGCCGAGGCGACAACAATTGACGAGCATGTCTGGAAAGTTATGGGAAAAATAGAAGCGCGAAAACTCAAAGAATTTTTCCACCTTCAAGGATCTGATGTGAAATCAATGATGCATGCATTACAGTATTCTAGTTGGGCATTAGATCTAGAAGACAAAGAAATTATCATCGAGGAAAATAGAGCAGTTATTCGAAATACGTACTGTCGTGTACAGACGACTCGTTTAAAAAAAGGATTATCTGAATTTGCATGTAAACCGGTACGACTCGGTTTTCTGAAAGCATTTGCTGCCGAATTTAATCCAAATATCAAAGTTACCTGCACGATATGTCCACCAGACATTCACCCTCAGAATTTGTGGTGTGAATGGGAGTTTCGCCTTTAAAAATAACTATATGAAGTATCGTTATTGCTAATATCTGGAGAAAAGAAGCTATGAAAACGGGAGAAGAGTATAAAGAAACGTTACGGTCGATGCGACCGAATATATATAAGTTTGGTGAGCTGATTACTGATGTTACCACACATCCTGCGACGAAACGAACAATTGAGGGGCATGCCCAAATTTTTGATGCCCAACATAAACCTGAATATCAGGATATTCTGACAAAAAAATCTTCATTGATCAACGAACGGATTTCTCGATATTTATCGATCGTTGA from Candidatus Thermoplasmatota archaeon encodes the following:
- a CDS encoding DUF6125 family protein — encoded protein: MTRKNDVKKLLDIPNEKIPDFIFLHLRNLWAVDGLYYLGIEEKWGTAEATTIDEHVWKVMGKIEARKLKEFFHLQGSDVKSMMHALQYSSWALDLEDKEIIIEENRAVIRNTYCRVQTTRLKKGLSEFACKPVRLGFLKAFAAEFNPNIKVTCTICPPDIHPQNLWCEWEFRL
- a CDS encoding electron transfer flavoprotein subunit alpha/FixB family protein, translated to MVLVYSDDHTMMLELLGKASELAQILHKKVYAVLIGKRNEHHADTYGKHGADKILLVDSPLDTFKAEEYTEILEHIIREHEIELVMIGSNKNGKELAPRLAAKLNTGCVTDCTNISVNNGKITVQRTIYSGNAVAVEEFMKTPALVTIPPKTFTIQAKNPKHQSELLKKSISIQPSSSKILNIQATKTEGVSVEDADIIVSCGRGIKKKEDIQLINELAETLKGKTIGCSRPIAADLKWLSEDHWIGLSGHKVKPKLYIATGISGQIQHIAGMRDSGIVVAINKDPEALIFRSADYGIVGDLYEVIPKLTQAIKEKMK